A stretch of the Symmachiella macrocystis genome encodes the following:
- a CDS encoding PEP-CTERM sorting domain-containing protein (PEP-CTERM proteins occur, often in large numbers, in the proteomes of bacteria that also encode an exosortase, a predicted intramembrane cysteine proteinase. The presence of a PEP-CTERM domain at a protein's C-terminus predicts cleavage within the sorting domain, followed by covalent anchoring to some some component of the (usually Gram-negative) cell surface. Many PEP-CTERM proteins exhibit an unusual sequence composition that includes large numbers of potential glycosylation sites. Expression of one such protein has been shown restore the ability of a bacterium to form floc, a type of biofilm.) translates to MFNKRLTHRSLMLTKLFAISVVLPSAAHAEFSQGFETDTSGWSDGGGAYGVITRVASGTGGITSADGGYHATVEQTTYGVYTAFDGYRSTWPGNWTTSVDIYLDIGWAAGEGFDYSVAANGSDGAHERDFIFHVTKDTSTGDLLVGASNNTNFDPREDLETLNHAVIGSSGWYTFEHSFQDVGGVLSVDLNLYDGGGLIWTETRSNPADLIPSIVGGNRYGWFTNVDIAGGIAVDNTALVPEPSNIAMLLGLSAFSLAGYGWRRKKQQAA, encoded by the coding sequence ATGTTCAACAAGAGGCTGACGCATCGAAGTTTGATGCTGACCAAATTGTTTGCGATTTCCGTAGTGTTACCATCCGCTGCGCATGCAGAATTTTCCCAAGGCTTTGAAACCGACACCAGTGGTTGGTCCGACGGTGGTGGTGCTTATGGCGTTATAACCCGAGTAGCATCTGGAACGGGCGGCATTACCTCAGCGGATGGCGGATACCATGCGACTGTTGAGCAGACAACCTATGGAGTTTATACCGCGTTTGATGGATATCGCAGTACTTGGCCCGGAAACTGGACTACTTCGGTGGACATCTATCTCGACATCGGTTGGGCGGCGGGGGAAGGGTTTGACTATTCGGTTGCCGCGAATGGCTCAGATGGAGCCCATGAGCGTGATTTCATCTTTCACGTCACGAAGGACACGTCAACGGGCGATCTTTTGGTTGGTGCTAGCAACAACACCAATTTTGATCCTCGAGAAGACCTGGAAACCCTCAATCACGCGGTGATCGGTAGCAGCGGTTGGTACACCTTCGAACACTCTTTCCAGGATGTCGGTGGTGTGCTCTCAGTGGACTTGAATCTTTATGATGGCGGGGGGCTAATATGGACAGAAACGCGAAGTAATCCGGCCGATTTAATCCCGTCCATTGTTGGCGGAAATCGCTATGGATGGTTTACGAACGTAGACATTGCTGGCGGAATTGCAGTCGACAATACTGCCCTTGTGCCGGAACCCTCCAACATCGCAATGCTATTAGGGCTCAGTGCTTTCAGTCTGGCTGGTTACGGCTGGCGTCGTAAAAAGCAACAAGCGGCGTAA
- a CDS encoding flotillin-like FloA family protein has translation MILSQMWMAVNAAPAQKLGEWLAVAFIGVMFLMVIVTGVFYFQIGSLWLQAFLARAHISLIQVVGMKLRRSPAKDIVRWKIMATQAGVAISTQELETAALQGADVERAVLAMIRAQQTGQEITWNDVIAEDTEQRLRDGS, from the coding sequence ATGATTCTGTCACAAATGTGGATGGCGGTGAATGCAGCTCCAGCGCAGAAACTGGGAGAATGGTTAGCTGTTGCGTTTATTGGTGTAATGTTTCTCATGGTCATCGTGACTGGCGTCTTTTACTTCCAGATCGGCAGTTTGTGGTTACAGGCATTTTTGGCTCGAGCCCACATTTCCTTGATACAGGTGGTCGGGATGAAGTTGCGTCGCTCGCCTGCCAAAGATATCGTCCGCTGGAAAATCATGGCAACGCAAGCCGGAGTTGCGATATCAACACAAGAGCTAGAAACAGCGGCGTTGCAAGGAGCTGATGTGGAACGAGCGGTGTTGGCAATGATCCGCGCGCAACAAACCGGCCAAGAGATCACATGGAACGACGTGATCGCCGAAGACACCGAACAGCGGTTGCGTGACGGGTCGTGA
- a CDS encoding PQQ-like beta-propeller repeat protein, which translates to MLKTWSCVCAVLLILTADVQAEEEWPQVLGPHRNGISAETDLLEKWPAEGPKEVWRVPGGVGMSGLAISRGRLITMVQTDGKQRVICVDAATGKPIWKTSVAPEYRNGQGDGPRATPTIVGDQVFAFTGEGILAALKFSNGDILWSHNTLEEHGGQPADYGMACSPLVTAERVIVTIGAPQATVVTYDIKSGKPAWKAGTEETAGYSSPALLNVGGREQLVVFTGSSVIGIAAQDGADLWRYPYKTDYDCNIATPLSFKEQVFISAAENHGSVLLKLLPDGDQFRPTEVWASQGVKSVLRNEWQTSILIDGYLYGFDNVGSAGPVTHLTCVNAATGERMWRQTRFGKGNLIAGDGKLFISTIKGELVVAEASPQHYQEIGRTPLLGPTRQAPALCAGLLYLRDGREIVCVDVRKPK; encoded by the coding sequence ATGCTGAAAACATGGTCCTGCGTTTGTGCGGTTTTACTCATCCTCACTGCCGACGTTCAGGCTGAAGAGGAATGGCCACAGGTTCTCGGGCCGCACCGCAACGGCATCTCCGCAGAAACGGATCTACTGGAGAAATGGCCGGCCGAGGGGCCGAAAGAGGTCTGGCGCGTGCCCGGAGGCGTGGGCATGTCAGGATTGGCGATCAGCCGCGGCCGTTTAATAACGATGGTGCAAACCGACGGCAAGCAACGCGTCATTTGCGTCGATGCGGCGACCGGCAAGCCGATCTGGAAGACCTCCGTCGCCCCCGAGTATCGCAACGGGCAGGGGGATGGTCCGCGAGCGACTCCGACGATTGTGGGCGACCAGGTGTTTGCATTCACTGGGGAAGGAATTCTCGCCGCTCTCAAATTTTCCAACGGAGACATCCTCTGGTCGCACAACACGCTTGAAGAACATGGCGGACAGCCAGCGGATTACGGCATGGCCTGTTCGCCGCTGGTTACCGCCGAGCGGGTCATCGTCACGATCGGTGCCCCGCAAGCAACGGTAGTCACCTACGACATAAAATCCGGTAAACCTGCCTGGAAAGCCGGGACAGAGGAGACGGCGGGGTATTCCTCCCCGGCTTTACTCAACGTCGGGGGACGAGAGCAACTGGTCGTGTTCACCGGTAGTTCGGTGATTGGCATTGCTGCCCAAGACGGCGCTGACCTGTGGCGCTATCCGTACAAGACCGATTACGACTGCAACATCGCCACCCCGTTGTCATTCAAGGAGCAGGTGTTCATTTCCGCTGCAGAGAATCACGGCAGCGTGCTTTTGAAACTGTTGCCCGATGGCGACCAATTCCGTCCAACCGAAGTCTGGGCCTCACAGGGCGTCAAGAGCGTGCTGCGCAATGAGTGGCAAACGTCGATACTGATTGATGGTTATCTCTACGGCTTCGACAACGTCGGCAGCGCCGGGCCGGTCACCCACTTGACCTGCGTTAATGCAGCGACCGGCGAACGGATGTGGCGACAAACACGTTTTGGAAAAGGCAACCTGATCGCCGGCGACGGCAAGCTGTTCATTTCGACCATCAAGGGCGAGCTGGTCGTAGCAGAAGCCTCCCCACAGCACTACCAAGAGATCGGCCGCACACCGCTACTCGGTCCAACCCGCCAAGCCCCGGCCCTCTGCGCGGGATTGCTCTATCTACGCGACGGCCGCGAGATCGTCTGTGTGGACGTGCGAAAACCGAAGTAA
- a CDS encoding alpha/beta hydrolase: protein MTSTADTSFDSQQYRQPVMERTTKELLDEFNHSDIPAMETVSPAEAREMMTDAQSSVPFNLPPADVLEKTITVEGHEIPLVIVRPSQAKDVLPGFMFFHGGGWVIGDFATHERFVRELVSQSGAVAVFVDYERSPEARYPVALNQVYAATQWVAAHGDQIGVDGNRLSVVGNSAGGNLAAAVALRCLLEEGPTIRQQVLFWPVTDVRFDTASYAQFHEGYFLTRAMMRWFWDHYTTDESERGSIWASPLRASLDQLQGLPPTLIQTAEFDVLRDEGEAYARKLGEAGVDVVCMRVNGLTHDFGNSNALCQVPAIQSAVRMAAQEIRRHLK, encoded by the coding sequence ATGACTTCGACCGCCGACACATCCTTTGATTCTCAGCAGTATCGCCAGCCGGTAATGGAACGCACGACTAAAGAACTTCTGGACGAATTCAATCACAGCGACATACCAGCCATGGAGACCGTCAGCCCCGCCGAAGCGCGGGAGATGATGACGGACGCTCAGTCATCCGTGCCGTTCAATCTTCCACCGGCGGATGTGTTGGAGAAAACGATCACGGTCGAGGGGCACGAGATTCCTCTGGTGATTGTCCGGCCATCGCAGGCCAAAGACGTGTTGCCGGGGTTCATGTTTTTCCATGGCGGTGGTTGGGTGATTGGTGACTTTGCGACACACGAGCGATTTGTACGTGAGCTTGTCTCGCAGTCGGGAGCGGTTGCAGTGTTTGTCGATTATGAACGTTCTCCCGAAGCACGTTATCCGGTCGCCTTAAATCAGGTCTATGCCGCCACACAGTGGGTCGCCGCGCATGGCGACCAAATCGGCGTGGATGGGAATCGATTATCGGTGGTGGGAAACAGCGCTGGCGGCAACTTGGCTGCGGCTGTGGCCCTACGTTGTCTATTGGAAGAGGGACCGACAATTCGCCAACAGGTATTATTCTGGCCGGTCACCGATGTACGTTTCGACACCGCATCGTACGCTCAATTTCACGAAGGCTATTTTCTAACCCGCGCCATGATGCGATGGTTTTGGGACCATTACACGACCGACGAATCCGAACGCGGCAGTATCTGGGCTTCCCCGCTCCGCGCGTCGCTGGATCAACTCCAAGGACTGCCGCCCACGTTGATTCAGACGGCGGAATTCGATGTGCTGCGCGACGAAGGAGAAGCGTATGCCCGTAAGCTCGGTGAAGCGGGTGTGGACGTAGTGTGCATGCGGGTGAACGGCTTAACGCATGATTTTGGGAACTCCAACGCGCTCTGCCAAGTTCCAGCCATCCAATCCGCCGTGCGCATGGCGGCACAGGAAATCCGCCGCCATTTGAAATAA
- a CDS encoding alpha/beta hydrolase produces the protein MDAAGDQQLTGSPPLPPVGWWKRIRRAIVLYVLVPYLAVVVIFVVLQRKLIYRPTVADDLRVTTVGLDPQAVRDVQIQTPGGDTLNGWLLRQADGEDAVERPLVVYFPGNSLNRHERINDLREVVRCGFDVLIFDYRGYGDSSGSPSEHKLTSDAMRVWNYACQELDYEPGRIVIFGESLGGAAALSLWTSENANPPQPGALILNATFVSMPRTVAWLYPLFPFQYLLLDRWPSLERIARVAAPVVVFHGTEDDMVPVSHGRELAEAAIDGRFIKIPGAGHNEIPLLRLCAELERLELLHQ, from the coding sequence TTGGACGCCGCAGGTGATCAACAACTCACCGGATCACCCCCGCTTCCCCCAGTGGGGTGGTGGAAACGGATACGCCGCGCAATTGTTCTGTATGTGCTCGTTCCGTATCTGGCGGTCGTGGTCATCTTTGTTGTTTTACAACGCAAGTTGATCTATCGACCAACCGTGGCCGACGACCTGCGGGTGACGACCGTGGGGCTCGATCCGCAAGCGGTCCGCGATGTTCAGATTCAGACGCCCGGTGGCGACACGCTCAACGGTTGGTTGCTGCGGCAAGCCGATGGCGAGGATGCCGTTGAAAGACCGCTGGTCGTCTATTTTCCCGGCAATTCATTAAACCGGCACGAACGGATCAACGATCTGCGTGAGGTTGTCCGCTGCGGGTTTGATGTGTTGATCTTCGACTATCGTGGCTACGGCGACAGCTCCGGTTCGCCATCGGAGCACAAACTGACATCCGATGCGATGCGTGTCTGGAACTACGCCTGCCAAGAGTTGGATTATGAGCCGGGGCGAATTGTCATTTTCGGTGAGTCCTTGGGGGGAGCAGCGGCACTCTCGTTGTGGACGTCGGAAAATGCGAACCCGCCACAACCCGGGGCGTTGATTTTGAATGCGACGTTCGTCTCAATGCCCCGCACAGTCGCTTGGCTATACCCTTTGTTTCCATTTCAGTATCTTCTGCTCGATCGTTGGCCCTCTCTTGAACGGATTGCCCGCGTGGCTGCGCCAGTGGTTGTGTTCCATGGCACTGAGGACGATATGGTCCCCGTATCGCACGGACGCGAATTGGCTGAGGCGGCCATCGATGGCCGGTTCATCAAGATCCCCGGAGCAGGGCACAACGAAATCCCGCTGCTGCGCCTGTGCGCCGAATTGGAGCGACTGGAATTGCTGCACCAGTGA
- a CDS encoding HEAT repeat domain-containing protein — translation MTRGFILFAVVVGIATTSLRADDAAKASSEKEQELLAVLRSDAPPAEKAITCKLLAIHGSDAAVPDLAELLSNEQLASWSRIALEAIPGNTAGEALRNATDSLDGQLLVGVLNSIGVRQDAQAVELLTKRLQDEDVEVASAAAVALGHIGNSDATQVLRKSLAAGPKKIRSAIAEGCVLCAEQSLADGDAAVAVEIYDEVRSADVPQQRIIEGLRGAILARGQDGIPLLIEQFQSPDKVKFQLALGTAREFPGDKVDQALADELARAKPQRAALIVQAMADRPETVILPAILQAAAKGPQAVRLSAIDALGRVGDASCLSALLDIAIEGNAELTQAAKTTLADLPGENVNAQVVELLPASEGKSYPLLLEVVGTRRIAAVPTLLKALDHEDADVRHAALTALGETVELENLSALIARATKPKHSKDAPVAQRALKAASIRMPDREACAAQLAEAVKQTQSVPTKVALLEILAEMGGTNALATIAEAAKSNSIPLQESSSALLGKWMTADAAPVLLDLAKTLPAEKYHVRALRGYVRIARQFNLPEEQRAEMCGKALEASRRSAERRLVLEVLARYPNAETLKLAIDSLADPEIKDKAYESTLVIAQKLGDKGGDVQKLLSQAGLEKIKLEILEAKYGSGNTHKDVTKNLQKQVRDLPLILLSKQSYNKSFGGDPAPGSKKELTIKYRINGKEGEATFAENAVIVLPMPK, via the coding sequence ATGACACGCGGCTTCATTTTGTTCGCCGTTGTTGTCGGCATTGCCACCACTTCACTGCGTGCCGATGATGCTGCCAAAGCCTCGTCGGAAAAAGAGCAGGAACTGCTCGCCGTCCTCCGTTCCGATGCGCCTCCCGCAGAGAAGGCGATCACTTGCAAATTGTTAGCCATCCACGGCTCAGATGCCGCTGTGCCTGACTTGGCAGAACTGTTGTCCAATGAGCAATTGGCGTCTTGGTCGCGAATTGCCCTAGAGGCGATTCCAGGCAACACCGCCGGTGAAGCATTGCGAAATGCGACCGATTCGCTCGACGGACAACTACTGGTCGGCGTGCTCAACTCCATTGGCGTCCGCCAAGATGCCCAAGCGGTCGAGTTGTTAACCAAGCGATTGCAGGATGAGGATGTTGAGGTAGCCTCCGCGGCGGCAGTCGCATTGGGGCACATCGGCAATTCCGACGCTACGCAAGTGCTGCGTAAATCATTGGCCGCCGGTCCTAAAAAAATTCGTTCAGCCATCGCCGAAGGATGTGTCCTGTGTGCCGAACAATCGCTGGCTGACGGAGACGCGGCGGTCGCTGTGGAAATCTACGACGAAGTCCGCAGCGCCGATGTCCCGCAACAACGAATCATCGAAGGCTTGCGCGGTGCAATTCTTGCCCGGGGGCAGGATGGAATTCCGCTGTTGATTGAACAATTTCAGTCGCCGGACAAAGTGAAGTTTCAGTTGGCTTTGGGGACGGCCCGTGAATTTCCTGGAGATAAGGTCGATCAAGCGCTGGCCGATGAACTGGCGCGTGCAAAACCCCAGCGGGCGGCTTTGATTGTTCAAGCGATGGCCGACCGGCCCGAAACCGTGATTCTGCCCGCCATCTTGCAGGCAGCCGCGAAAGGTCCCCAAGCCGTGCGACTCTCCGCCATTGACGCGCTCGGCCGCGTAGGGGACGCCTCCTGCCTCTCGGCACTCCTGGACATCGCAATCGAAGGCAATGCGGAACTGACGCAAGCTGCGAAAACTACTTTGGCGGATCTTCCGGGGGAAAACGTGAACGCACAGGTCGTTGAGCTCCTGCCTGCTTCTGAAGGAAAAAGCTATCCGCTGCTGTTGGAAGTGGTCGGAACCCGCCGCATTGCCGCCGTCCCAACTCTGCTCAAAGCCTTGGACCATGAGGATGCGGACGTGCGCCATGCTGCTTTGACGGCGTTGGGTGAAACGGTCGAGCTAGAGAATCTTTCCGCCCTCATCGCACGGGCGACCAAGCCGAAGCATTCCAAAGATGCACCCGTGGCTCAGCGGGCATTGAAGGCGGCGAGCATTCGCATGCCGGACCGGGAAGCCTGTGCGGCTCAACTGGCCGAAGCGGTCAAACAAACTCAGTCCGTCCCGACTAAAGTTGCACTGCTGGAAATCCTAGCTGAAATGGGCGGCACGAACGCGCTAGCGACGATTGCCGAAGCAGCGAAAAGCAACAGTATTCCGCTACAAGAGTCCAGTAGCGCGTTGCTCGGCAAATGGATGACCGCCGATGCGGCGCCGGTCTTACTCGACTTGGCGAAAACACTTCCGGCGGAAAAATATCACGTGCGGGCCTTGCGGGGTTATGTCCGCATCGCGCGGCAGTTCAATCTGCCTGAAGAGCAACGCGCGGAAATGTGTGGCAAAGCGCTGGAGGCTTCTCGCAGGTCGGCCGAACGCAGGTTGGTATTGGAAGTGCTGGCACGGTATCCGAATGCTGAAACGCTCAAACTAGCCATCGATTCTCTGGCCGATCCCGAGATCAAAGACAAAGCTTATGAATCCACGTTGGTCATCGCCCAGAAATTGGGGGACAAAGGAGGCGACGTGCAAAAGTTGTTGTCGCAAGCGGGATTGGAAAAGATCAAGCTGGAAATCCTTGAAGCCAAATATGGATCCGGCAACACGCACAAGGATGTCACCAAGAATTTGCAAAAACAGGTCCGCGATTTGCCACTGATTTTGTTGAGCAAACAAAGCTACAATAAAAGCTTCGGTGGCGACCCGGCTCCCGGTTCCAAAAAGGAATTGACAATCAAATACCGCATCAACGGCAAAGAGGGCGAAGCCACTTTTGCCGAAAACGCTGTGATTGTTTTGCCGATGCCTAAGTAG
- a CDS encoding Gfo/Idh/MocA family protein, with the protein MPTTETKIPRRRFLKSTLATAGAAAIAPMVIPSSALGLDGAVAPSERVVVGGIGIGNRGTYDLSCFLEQPDVQFAAVCDIKEARRTAVKKIADDHHGNQNCETYRDFRELLDRKDIDAVLIATGPNWHATAAMTAAKAGKDMYCEKPCTKNIAQSLILKDTMRRTGRVFQAGTQRRNLPHFAFACELARTGKLGKLKRVYAHPAGMQAMMSGWLPAEPVPDKEVVDWNMYLGPAAWRPFNAKLLDGFNFEKGGGLVGGGVLEWGSHCVDLCQWAVDDCPPPVEYDPPKDGQLVSRYENGVELVFRETGWIPLGSCPVRFEGEDGWVEAGDSGKLVLSSPALLAGRTVEEIGGYPATFHVRDFLDCVKTRSKPKGNADAACNAHIACHAANIALSLDRQVKYDNETHTFIDDEQANRLRSEALREPWRL; encoded by the coding sequence ATGCCAACTACGGAAACCAAGATACCTCGCCGTCGGTTTTTGAAGTCCACTTTAGCGACCGCCGGTGCTGCCGCAATCGCACCGATGGTCATCCCCAGTTCGGCATTGGGACTGGACGGCGCTGTCGCTCCCAGTGAACGGGTCGTCGTGGGGGGCATCGGTATTGGAAATCGTGGTACCTACGATCTCAGTTGCTTTCTGGAACAACCGGACGTGCAGTTTGCCGCCGTTTGCGATATCAAAGAAGCACGCCGCACGGCTGTCAAGAAGATCGCCGACGACCATCACGGCAACCAAAATTGTGAAACCTATCGCGATTTTCGCGAATTGCTGGACCGCAAAGATATCGATGCGGTGCTGATCGCCACCGGCCCGAACTGGCATGCGACCGCCGCGATGACTGCGGCTAAAGCTGGCAAGGACATGTATTGCGAAAAGCCGTGCACCAAAAACATTGCTCAAAGTTTGATCCTCAAGGACACCATGCGGCGGACTGGCCGGGTGTTTCAAGCGGGGACACAGCGGAGAAACCTTCCGCACTTCGCGTTTGCCTGCGAACTGGCACGGACGGGAAAGCTGGGGAAACTCAAACGGGTCTACGCCCATCCGGCAGGCATGCAAGCGATGATGAGCGGTTGGCTGCCGGCTGAACCGGTGCCGGACAAGGAAGTCGTAGATTGGAACATGTATCTCGGTCCGGCAGCCTGGCGGCCGTTCAATGCGAAATTGCTGGATGGTTTTAATTTCGAAAAAGGAGGCGGCTTGGTTGGCGGCGGTGTGCTCGAATGGGGTTCGCACTGTGTCGACCTTTGCCAATGGGCAGTCGACGATTGCCCGCCACCGGTTGAGTACGATCCGCCAAAAGACGGGCAATTGGTCTCCCGCTACGAAAACGGTGTGGAGTTGGTTTTCCGGGAAACCGGCTGGATCCCGCTCGGCTCCTGCCCGGTGCGATTTGAAGGCGAGGACGGCTGGGTCGAAGCCGGCGACAGTGGCAAACTCGTCTTGAGTTCGCCCGCGTTGTTGGCCGGACGCACCGTTGAAGAAATCGGCGGCTATCCGGCGACTTTCCACGTTCGCGATTTCCTCGACTGTGTCAAAACCCGCTCGAAACCAAAAGGCAACGCAGATGCGGCGTGCAATGCGCACATCGCCTGTCATGCCGCCAATATCGCGCTGTCTCTAGACCGCCAAGTCAAGTACGACAACGAAACGCACACGTTCATCGATGACGAACAGGCGAACCGTCTGCGATCCGAAGCACTGCGCGAGCCATGGCGGCTGTAG
- a CDS encoding 6-bladed beta-propeller, translating into MKQFSAYIAVAITLFIAGPVFAEEKTAPVRMGAGAMTFDTVPGWGLDEEGKSVLGPTHGGVVIDKEGNIYTSAQIGVFVFTPDGKVIRRFVGDEYSNIHDMEIREEDGVEYVYGARNVDAEGIKFNAQTGDIVLKLPFPEESGLALKKFSPTAITVAPNGDIILSDGYASNHIFKFDKTGKYLMHFGTKGNELKQFNTAHGMTLDTRYNPPRLLICDRNHEPKGRLLHYDLDGNYIDEVVTGLGMPTSVAVQGDFVSVPDLHGRVVILDKTNTIIAVLGHNPDAKAGRSFNVPQKDWVEGLFSGTHGSYWDKDGNLYVQDWNTSGRIMKLVRVN; encoded by the coding sequence ATGAAACAATTCTCGGCTTACATCGCTGTGGCGATCACATTGTTCATCGCTGGACCCGTCTTTGCGGAAGAGAAAACCGCGCCGGTGCGGATGGGGGCCGGGGCGATGACCTTCGATACCGTCCCGGGCTGGGGGCTGGATGAAGAGGGCAAATCGGTGCTGGGGCCGACGCACGGAGGAGTCGTCATCGATAAAGAGGGCAATATCTACACCAGCGCACAGATTGGTGTGTTTGTCTTTACGCCGGATGGCAAAGTCATTCGCCGCTTTGTGGGTGATGAGTACTCCAACATTCACGATATGGAGATCCGCGAAGAAGACGGTGTCGAATACGTTTACGGCGCTCGCAACGTCGATGCCGAGGGGATCAAATTCAACGCTCAGACCGGCGACATCGTGCTGAAGCTGCCGTTCCCCGAAGAATCGGGACTGGCGCTGAAGAAGTTTAGCCCCACGGCGATCACGGTGGCTCCCAATGGCGACATTATCCTCTCCGACGGTTACGCCAGCAACCACATCTTTAAGTTCGACAAAACCGGCAAATACTTGATGCACTTCGGCACCAAGGGGAACGAACTCAAACAATTCAACACAGCGCACGGCATGACCTTGGATACCCGCTACAATCCGCCTCGTCTGTTGATCTGCGATCGCAACCATGAACCCAAAGGACGCTTGCTGCATTACGATCTCGATGGAAACTACATCGATGAAGTCGTAACCGGCTTGGGAATGCCGACGTCTGTTGCTGTTCAGGGGGACTTCGTTTCCGTGCCCGATTTGCACGGCCGAGTGGTGATTCTCGATAAGACAAACACCATCATCGCCGTGTTGGGGCACAATCCGGATGCCAAAGCAGGGAGGTCCTTCAATGTGCCGCAAAAGGACTGGGTCGAGGGCCTCTTCAGCGGGACGCACGGGTCTTACTGGGATAAAGATGGCAACCTGTACGTCCAGGACTGGAATACCTCAGGCCGGATAATGAAACTCGTGCGGGTCAATTAA
- a CDS encoding ROK family protein encodes MATKEDARHWVGFDLGGTKMLGKVFDSQFRSLSHDRAKTKGNEGVESGLLRITKTIHKMLDRADLKPKDIAGIGFGCPGPLDLERGIAHSAPNLGWENVPLKDHLEDEFGCPAVIMNDVDAGVYGEYRFGVAAKSRVVVGVFPGTGIGGGCVYEGSIMRGATGSCMEIGHVQVAPEGPLCGCGQRGCLEAVASRLVIASRAAAAAYRGQAPHLLENFGTDLTKIRSKALADSVASGDTAVENIVRDAARQIGRAVAGVVHLLGPDLVVLGGGLVEAMPKLFVTEVNETAKKRVLPALIKTFEVVPAKLGDDAGVMGAAAWAQHKVDTDMRD; translated from the coding sequence ATGGCTACGAAAGAGGATGCGCGGCACTGGGTCGGATTTGACCTGGGCGGCACGAAGATGCTGGGTAAGGTGTTTGATTCGCAATTTCGTTCCCTTAGCCACGATCGCGCCAAGACCAAGGGAAACGAGGGGGTGGAATCCGGTCTGCTCCGTATTACGAAAACCATCCACAAAATGCTGGATCGGGCGGACCTGAAACCGAAAGATATTGCCGGCATCGGTTTCGGTTGTCCCGGTCCGCTGGATCTTGAGCGTGGAATTGCGCACAGTGCGCCGAATCTGGGCTGGGAGAATGTACCGCTTAAGGATCATCTGGAAGACGAATTCGGCTGCCCGGCTGTCATCATGAACGACGTCGACGCCGGTGTGTATGGCGAATACCGCTTCGGTGTCGCCGCCAAAAGCCGAGTCGTCGTCGGCGTTTTCCCTGGTACGGGAATCGGCGGCGGATGCGTTTATGAGGGAAGCATTATGCGAGGAGCGACCGGTTCCTGCATGGAAATCGGTCATGTGCAAGTGGCGCCCGAAGGGCCGCTGTGCGGCTGCGGACAACGCGGCTGTCTCGAAGCGGTCGCCAGCCGTTTGGTGATCGCTTCTCGAGCTGCCGCGGCCGCCTACCGCGGACAAGCTCCGCATCTGCTGGAGAATTTTGGCACCGATTTGACAAAAATCCGCAGCAAAGCATTGGCCGATTCCGTCGCATCCGGAGATACCGCCGTAGAAAACATCGTCCGCGACGCCGCACGACAAATCGGACGGGCTGTCGCCGGCGTAGTACACCTGCTGGGGCCTGACTTGGTAGTCCTAGGGGGTGGACTCGTCGAAGCGATGCCGAAGTTATTTGTCACCGAAGTCAATGAGACCGCCAAAAAACGCGTCCTCCCGGCTCTGATTAAAACGTTTGAAGTTGTGCCCGCCAAACTAGGCGACGACGCCGGCGTCATGGGCGCCGCCGCCTGGGCACAACACAAAGTGGATACCGATATGAGGGATTAG